Proteins co-encoded in one Archangium lipolyticum genomic window:
- a CDS encoding M48 family metalloprotease — MNRRRWPLLVSCLFLCGFGTCKQYLASQQEADRRADEMQKECDAMKNRVISFEEEQSFGGAVSVNWVSRGGGLTTHRDAHALHVQLNKIGKNLAAQSSRPTLPWTFGVLQSEGVNAVSGPGGYVFVSEGLLAQLDNEAQLAGVLAHEIAHITGKHALHEYQDYLLSECEGAVRAERASALKETASQAVAEGARQVKKGVGSEVQELSRMLAIPELRDAFTKLGSQMEGFKFDDLSKEFIQAITNGFVARITEKGFRQEDEFAADTEAVELMAAAGYAPEEYVAFLSKLPDSGLSTAHPSKQKRQSRLTEHLKKLRKSATDDEFTTSVDLSQTKVVPLRDTLQSRRTGTTAHSN, encoded by the coding sequence ATGAACAGGCGCCGATGGCCACTCCTCGTGTCGTGTCTGTTCCTGTGCGGATTCGGGACCTGCAAACAGTACCTGGCCTCCCAACAGGAAGCGGACCGCCGCGCCGACGAGATGCAGAAGGAGTGCGACGCGATGAAGAATCGCGTCATCTCCTTCGAGGAGGAGCAATCCTTCGGAGGAGCGGTGAGCGTCAACTGGGTGAGCCGGGGCGGAGGGCTCACCACCCACCGGGACGCCCACGCGCTGCACGTCCAGCTCAACAAGATCGGGAAGAACCTGGCGGCGCAGTCCAGCCGGCCGACCCTGCCCTGGACGTTCGGAGTGCTCCAGTCCGAGGGAGTCAACGCGGTGAGCGGACCGGGCGGCTACGTCTTCGTCTCCGAGGGGCTGCTCGCACAGCTGGACAACGAGGCCCAGCTCGCGGGCGTGCTGGCGCATGAGATCGCCCACATCACTGGCAAGCACGCCCTGCACGAGTACCAGGACTATCTGCTGAGTGAATGCGAGGGCGCGGTGCGTGCCGAGCGGGCGAGCGCACTGAAGGAGACGGCGTCCCAAGCGGTTGCCGAGGGCGCGCGGCAGGTGAAGAAGGGCGTCGGCTCCGAGGTTCAGGAGCTCTCGCGGATGCTCGCCATTCCCGAGTTGCGTGACGCGTTCACGAAGCTCGGGTCCCAGATGGAGGGATTCAAGTTCGATGACCTCAGCAAGGAGTTCATCCAGGCCATCACCAACGGCTTCGTCGCGCGAATCACCGAGAAGGGCTTCCGCCAGGAGGACGAGTTCGCCGCCGACACCGAGGCCGTGGAGTTGATGGCGGCCGCGGGCTACGCCCCCGAGGAGTACGTGGCCTTCCTGTCGAAGCTGCCGGACAGCGGGCTCTCCACCGCCCACCCGAGCAAGCAGAAGCGGCAGTCCAGGTTGACCGAGCATCTGAAGAAGCTGCGCAAGAGCGCCACGGATGACGAGTTCACCACCTCCGTGGACCTCTCCCAGACGAAGGTCGTGCCCCTGCGCGATACGCTCCAGTCCCGGCGCACGGGCACCACCGCTCATTCGAACTGA
- a CDS encoding DUF1349 domain-containing protein: MTASFQPLRESFTSPSLEPRLRWFHEPKQWSVRPGQPGLVLTPDASTDYWQRTHYGFQVDNGHFLHARVEGDFVLVTRVRFQPVHQYDQAGLMVRFSPDCWLKTSVEFEPHGPNRLGSVVTNQGYSDWATQDLPQEVDEVSFRIRREGADYLVETSLDGTRWSQIRMAHLHEDGPGVMANAGLYACSPKGTGYVARFHFLNLEPGRLGAAAQFE; this comes from the coding sequence ATGACCGCCTCCTTCCAGCCCCTTCGAGAGTCCTTCACGAGCCCCTCCCTCGAGCCGCGCCTGCGCTGGTTCCACGAGCCGAAGCAATGGTCCGTGCGGCCCGGGCAGCCGGGGCTCGTGCTCACTCCCGATGCATCGACGGACTACTGGCAGCGCACGCACTATGGCTTCCAGGTGGACAACGGGCACTTCCTCCACGCGCGGGTGGAGGGGGACTTCGTGCTCGTCACGCGCGTTCGTTTCCAGCCGGTGCACCAGTACGACCAGGCGGGATTGATGGTGCGCTTCTCTCCGGACTGTTGGCTGAAGACCTCGGTGGAGTTCGAGCCGCACGGCCCCAACCGCCTGGGCTCCGTGGTGACGAACCAGGGGTACTCGGACTGGGCCACCCAGGACCTGCCCCAGGAGGTGGACGAGGTGTCCTTCCGCATCCGCCGGGAGGGCGCGGACTACCTCGTGGAGACGTCCCTGGACGGCACCCGCTGGTCACAGATCCGCATGGCGCACCTGCACGAGGACGGACCAGGGGTGATGGCCAACGCGGGGCTGTATGCGTGCAGCCCCAAGGGGACGGGCTACGTCGCGCGGTTCCACTTCCTGAACCTGGAGCCCGGCCGGCTCGGGGCCGCCGCTCAGTTCGAATGA
- a CDS encoding adenylate/guanylate cyclase domain-containing protein has product MKPNLRVYAFRLRNSWKFTLLVTVLATVCAALCQKYDLLNMGDAERASYDQGLTFFTKGQPRSQDVVIVGIDDKTLQGIRDNERYVRNYGVYPYSRNLWARVFEHLVDEGARAIVFDGVMDERGTDESNDLALAQVLEERGIPLTLGFSVNAGQPALPRVQPVNRLPRGPTPPSAPPPDVRSASTSEEDFVEVVPSGGVTGEDFVEMEGPPALSPEEVARALAFPLNHPGLTLPSLGQRSSDKGERLMRHPVPPLPGLVRTTPGFGLVVLEEDEDGRLRRTRFAYSDGTNTYATLSVAAVADILGAERVELTPGRLRIGSRELPINPDGSAGLDFGGAWKDRFEAISVYAVLEDWARQEEHRTKGTPYVPVIPEGTFRDKVVLVGGLSVGTGDVKATPFQSEAPGLVKHAVMLEALLSGGFITEAPFWVSLLLTFFVALLSVVLITLARSPLLEIAWPLLLYFGFFLVTGVFLEYGQVHVLNAMPTYAGEFASLSAVAFNHMFANRERERLREAFNRFLDKTLVDQLVEQQKLPSLEGETREITAFFSDIRGFSSFSERFKDDPKALVALLNRYLTRVSSVLMAHGACLDKYIGDAVVCLFGAPLDMKDHAVRACHAALAVRAEVDALRAELQKEGLPDVYTRIGLNSADMFVGNFGSEHLLDYTAIGDGMNLASRLEGANKAYDTVIMIGPRTYELARGHIEARELDRVRVAGKAEAVTVYELLARAGELPAAKRATVERYHRALALYREARFAESSHELREALTADPEDGPSRALLARCERYALNPPALPFDGVASLEK; this is encoded by the coding sequence GTGAAACCCAACCTCCGCGTCTACGCCTTTCGGCTGCGCAACAGCTGGAAGTTCACGTTGCTGGTGACGGTGCTCGCCACGGTCTGCGCCGCGCTCTGCCAGAAGTACGACCTGTTGAACATGGGCGATGCCGAGCGCGCCTCCTATGACCAGGGCCTCACCTTCTTCACGAAGGGGCAGCCGCGCTCCCAGGACGTCGTCATCGTCGGCATCGACGACAAGACGCTCCAGGGCATCCGCGACAACGAGCGGTACGTCCGCAACTACGGCGTCTATCCGTACTCGCGCAACCTCTGGGCGCGCGTCTTCGAGCACCTGGTGGACGAGGGCGCGCGCGCCATCGTCTTCGACGGTGTGATGGACGAGCGCGGCACCGACGAGAGCAATGATCTCGCCCTGGCGCAGGTGCTGGAGGAGCGTGGCATCCCCCTCACGCTCGGCTTCAGCGTCAACGCGGGCCAGCCCGCCCTCCCTCGGGTACAGCCGGTCAACCGGCTCCCCCGCGGGCCCACGCCGCCATCCGCTCCCCCGCCGGACGTGCGCTCCGCCAGCACGTCCGAGGAGGACTTCGTCGAGGTGGTGCCCTCGGGAGGGGTCACCGGGGAGGACTTCGTCGAGATGGAGGGGCCCCCCGCCCTGTCGCCGGAGGAGGTGGCGCGAGCGCTCGCATTCCCCCTGAACCATCCAGGCCTCACCCTGCCCTCGCTGGGGCAGCGGTCGAGCGACAAGGGGGAGCGGCTCATGCGCCACCCGGTGCCGCCCCTGCCGGGACTGGTGCGGACCACGCCGGGCTTCGGGCTCGTGGTGCTGGAGGAGGACGAGGACGGGCGCCTGCGCCGCACCCGCTTCGCGTACTCGGACGGCACCAACACCTACGCCACGCTGTCGGTGGCCGCGGTGGCGGACATCCTCGGTGCCGAGCGCGTCGAGCTGACGCCGGGCCGGCTGAGGATTGGCTCCCGCGAGCTGCCCATCAATCCGGACGGCAGCGCCGGGCTGGACTTCGGCGGCGCGTGGAAGGACCGGTTCGAGGCGATCAGCGTGTACGCGGTGCTGGAGGACTGGGCGCGCCAGGAGGAGCACCGGACGAAGGGCACGCCCTACGTGCCCGTCATCCCCGAGGGCACGTTCCGAGACAAGGTGGTGCTGGTGGGTGGGCTCTCCGTGGGCACCGGCGACGTGAAGGCCACGCCCTTCCAGAGCGAAGCCCCCGGTCTCGTCAAGCACGCGGTGATGCTGGAGGCGCTCCTGTCCGGCGGCTTCATCACCGAGGCCCCCTTCTGGGTCTCGCTCCTGCTCACCTTCTTCGTGGCGCTCCTGTCCGTGGTCCTCATCACGCTCGCCCGCTCGCCACTGCTGGAGATCGCCTGGCCGCTGCTGCTCTACTTCGGCTTCTTCCTCGTCACCGGCGTGTTCCTCGAGTACGGCCAGGTGCACGTGCTCAACGCCATGCCCACCTACGCGGGAGAGTTCGCCTCACTGTCGGCGGTGGCCTTCAACCACATGTTCGCCAACCGCGAGCGCGAGCGGCTGCGCGAGGCCTTCAACCGCTTCCTGGACAAGACGCTGGTGGATCAGCTCGTGGAGCAGCAGAAGCTGCCCTCGCTGGAAGGTGAGACGCGCGAAATCACCGCCTTCTTCTCCGACATCCGCGGCTTCTCCTCCTTCAGCGAGCGATTCAAGGACGACCCGAAGGCGCTGGTGGCCCTGCTCAACCGCTACCTCACCCGGGTCAGCTCCGTGCTGATGGCGCACGGGGCCTGCCTGGACAAGTACATCGGCGACGCGGTGGTGTGTCTCTTCGGCGCGCCGCTGGACATGAAGGACCACGCGGTCCGCGCCTGCCACGCCGCGCTCGCCGTGCGCGCCGAGGTGGACGCGCTCCGCGCCGAACTCCAGAAGGAGGGCCTGCCGGACGTCTACACCCGCATCGGCCTCAACTCCGCGGACATGTTCGTGGGCAACTTCGGCAGCGAGCACCTGCTCGACTACACCGCCATCGGGGACGGCATGAACCTGGCCTCCCGGTTGGAGGGCGCCAACAAGGCCTATGACACCGTCATCATGATCGGCCCGCGCACCTACGAGCTGGCGCGCGGACACATCGAGGCGCGGGAGCTGGACCGGGTGCGGGTGGCGGGCAAGGCGGAGGCGGTGACCGTGTACGAGCTGCTGGCCCGCGCCGGAGAGCTGCCCGCGGCGAAGCGCGCCACCGTGGAGCGCTACCACCGGGCGCTCGCGCTCTACCGGGAGGCCCGCTTCGCGGAGTCGTCTCACGAGCTGAGAGAGGCGCTCACGGCGGACCCCGAGGACGGCCCCAGCCGGGCGCTCCTTGCGCGTTGTGAGCGTTACGCATTGAATCCCCCCGCCCTGCCCTTCGATGGCGTGGCGAGCCTGGAGAAGTGA
- a CDS encoding VOC family protein: MRTPHDISNGDPSGHWPVIPIAPNLLKEIAMRLNHLDLFVSDVPGARDFFEAFLGFRCETTKGRDAMSILRDESGFVLVLSQFRKDSPTQYPTDFHIGFLQETEQAVRELHERLTAAGVENVSPLDQRRGALLFYFRAPGGVLVEISWRP, translated from the coding sequence ATGAGAACGCCTCACGACATCTCGAATGGCGACCCTTCCGGGCACTGGCCGGTCATCCCGATCGCGCCGAACCTCCTGAAGGAGATTGCCATGCGGTTGAATCACCTCGATCTGTTCGTTTCGGATGTGCCCGGGGCTCGCGACTTCTTCGAAGCCTTCCTGGGCTTCCGCTGCGAGACCACGAAGGGGAGGGATGCGATGTCCATCCTGAGGGATGAGAGCGGCTTCGTCCTCGTCCTCAGTCAGTTCCGCAAGGACAGCCCGACCCAATACCCCACCGACTTCCACATCGGCTTCCTGCAGGAGACGGAGCAGGCGGTTCGTGAGCTCCACGAGCGGCTCACCGCCGCTGGCGTCGAGAACGTCTCCCCGCTCGACCAGAGGCGCGGTGCCCTGCTGTTCTATTTCCGCGCTCCGGGTGGGGTGCTGGTCGAGATCAGCTGGCGCCCCTGA
- a CDS encoding ureidoglycolate lyase — MPIQARPLTREEFAPFGDVIGLELAGGSSANQGTATRYDRVAQLTSSRPGAQPNLAVFRSVAKALPFEVRLLERHPCSTQMFVPLACRRFLVVVCPDDARGEPDVSRLRAFVCGPGQGVNYRAGVWHHPIIALDGPADFLMLAWEDGSARDCEEHPLATPLLVSSD; from the coding sequence ATGCCCATCCAAGCGCGGCCACTCACACGAGAGGAGTTCGCCCCTTTCGGCGACGTCATCGGTCTGGAGCTCGCTGGTGGCTCCAGCGCCAACCAGGGAACGGCCACCCGGTATGATCGGGTGGCCCAGCTCACCAGCAGCCGCCCGGGGGCCCAGCCCAACCTGGCCGTCTTCCGCTCCGTGGCGAAGGCCCTCCCCTTCGAGGTGCGTCTGCTGGAGCGTCACCCCTGCTCGACCCAGATGTTCGTGCCACTCGCGTGCCGGCGCTTCCTCGTCGTCGTGTGTCCGGACGACGCGCGCGGTGAGCCGGACGTCTCACGTCTGCGCGCTTTCGTCTGCGGCCCCGGCCAGGGCGTCAACTACCGCGCCGGCGTCTGGCACCACCCCATCATCGCGCTCGATGGGCCGGCCGACTTCCTGATGCTCGCTTGGGAGGACGGTTCGGCGCGGGACTGCGAGGAGCACCCCCTCGCCACTCCCCTCCTCGTGTCGAGCGACTGA
- a CDS encoding LysR family transcriptional regulator — MARILMERSGELEVFLRVVQEGGFSAAARSVGLTPSAVSKLITRLESRLGARLFMRTTRALSLTEEGEAYYRAGQRILQELNEAEQAAAAGAVRGRLRVNASIPFGSQFVVPALPAFLARYPDVIVDLSLTDDVVDLLAQKTDVAIRTGDLPDSALLAHKLGQSRRVICASPAYLQRKGTPKTPDELRRHDCVTFNFRRARSGWPFREAGGITQQVVAGSVQVNNGETLKQMLLNGVGIGRLGLWHVAAELEAGRLVPLLEKYNPGDLEQIHAVHVGGGQVPHRVRAFIRHMVDTMKASPLAGGSR, encoded by the coding sequence ATGGCGCGCATCCTCATGGAGCGCTCCGGCGAACTGGAGGTCTTCCTGCGGGTGGTGCAGGAGGGGGGATTCTCCGCGGCCGCTAGGAGCGTGGGACTCACCCCCTCGGCGGTCAGCAAGCTCATCACCCGGCTGGAGAGCCGTCTTGGCGCCCGCCTCTTCATGCGGACGACCCGCGCGCTGAGCCTCACCGAGGAAGGTGAAGCCTACTACCGGGCGGGACAGCGCATTCTCCAGGAGTTGAACGAGGCCGAGCAGGCCGCCGCCGCGGGCGCGGTGCGGGGCCGCCTGCGCGTCAATGCGTCGATTCCCTTTGGCTCCCAGTTCGTCGTCCCCGCCCTACCCGCCTTCCTCGCGCGCTACCCCGACGTCATCGTGGATCTCAGCTTGACCGATGACGTGGTCGACCTGCTCGCCCAGAAGACCGATGTCGCCATTCGCACGGGCGACCTGCCCGACAGCGCGCTGCTCGCGCACAAGCTCGGGCAGAGCCGCCGCGTCATCTGCGCCTCACCCGCCTACCTCCAGCGCAAGGGCACGCCGAAAACGCCAGACGAGCTTCGACGCCACGACTGCGTGACCTTCAACTTCCGGCGCGCCCGCAGTGGCTGGCCCTTCCGGGAGGCGGGCGGCATCACTCAACAGGTCGTCGCGGGAAGCGTGCAGGTGAACAACGGCGAGACCCTGAAGCAGATGCTCCTGAACGGGGTGGGCATCGGCCGCCTGGGCCTGTGGCATGTGGCCGCGGAGCTCGAGGCCGGGCGCCTCGTCCCCCTGCTGGAGAAATACAATCCGGGCGACCTGGAGCAGATCCACGCCGTCCACGTAGGAGGCGGGCAGGTCCCGCACCGCGTGCGTGCCTTCATCCGCCACATGGTGGACACGATGAAGGCCTCGCCGCTGGCGGGTGGGTCCCGGTGA
- a CDS encoding phospholipase D-like domain-containing protein, translated as MREREVGSGSEVRVRTGEQPEQEVDCPPAHAPVWSPQVSSRLLARYYLPREHAPLRGNACQLLRDGVEAYPAMLTAIREARRYIHLETYMFISDAVGELFGEALAEAAERGVHVKVLYDALGSWTSRRDFFESLRARGVDIRPFKPFNSLSRGLRHLLRRDHRKILAVDGEVAFIGGVNISAHWAPEGEGGSCWRDDVMRVEGPAVYELERRFVATWRMAFQDRFRSWRESHRRRRLAAGQRKGEVGLAVLSSRRSIHRAYLHAISRAKRSVLVAAAYFIPDRKMVAALREAAQRGVEVSLLLNAKSDHPWLVHATRAFYEKLLTAGVRIFEWERCVLHAKTAVVDGVWGTIGSFNLERLSLLFNHEVNAVFADPRMGRLLEESFRNDCQGCREVDLDVFRRRPLWQKLFERVLYAFRKIL; from the coding sequence ATGCGTGAGCGGGAGGTGGGGAGCGGTTCGGAAGTCAGGGTGAGAACCGGGGAACAGCCGGAGCAGGAGGTTGATTGTCCGCCTGCCCATGCCCCGGTGTGGAGCCCGCAGGTCTCCTCGAGGCTGCTCGCCCGCTACTACCTGCCGCGTGAGCACGCGCCGCTCCGAGGCAACGCCTGCCAGCTGCTGCGCGATGGCGTGGAGGCCTACCCGGCCATGCTGACGGCCATCCGGGAGGCCCGCCGCTACATCCACCTCGAGACGTACATGTTCATCTCCGACGCGGTGGGAGAGCTGTTCGGAGAGGCGCTGGCGGAGGCGGCCGAGCGCGGCGTGCACGTGAAGGTGCTCTACGATGCGCTGGGCTCCTGGACGAGCCGGCGTGACTTCTTCGAATCCCTGCGCGCGCGTGGGGTGGACATCCGTCCCTTCAAGCCCTTCAACAGCCTGAGCCGGGGCCTGCGGCACCTGCTGCGGCGCGACCACCGGAAGATCCTCGCGGTGGACGGGGAGGTGGCCTTCATCGGCGGGGTGAACATCTCCGCCCACTGGGCTCCCGAGGGGGAGGGGGGCTCCTGCTGGCGCGACGACGTGATGCGGGTGGAGGGGCCGGCGGTGTACGAGCTGGAGCGCCGCTTCGTGGCCACCTGGCGCATGGCGTTCCAGGACCGGTTCCGCTCCTGGCGCGAGAGCCACCGGCGGCGGCGTCTGGCCGCGGGGCAGCGCAAGGGAGAGGTGGGCCTGGCGGTGCTCTCCAGCCGCCGGAGCATCCACCGTGCGTACCTGCACGCCATCTCCCGCGCGAAGCGCAGCGTGCTGGTGGCCGCCGCGTACTTCATCCCGGACCGGAAGATGGTGGCCGCGCTGCGCGAGGCCGCCCAGCGCGGGGTGGAGGTGAGCCTGCTGCTCAACGCGAAGAGCGATCACCCCTGGCTGGTGCACGCCACGCGCGCCTTCTACGAGAAGCTGCTCACCGCCGGAGTCCGCATCTTCGAGTGGGAGCGCTGCGTGCTGCACGCGAAGACGGCGGTGGTGGACGGGGTGTGGGGCACCATCGGCTCGTTCAACCTCGAGCGGCTGTCGCTGCTCTTCAACCACGAGGTGAACGCCGTGTTCGCGGACCCGCGAATGGGGCGCCTGCTGGAGGAGTCCTTCCGCAACGACTGCCAGGGTTGCCGGGAGGTGGACCTGGACGTGTTCCGCCGTCGGCCGCTCTGGCAGAAGCTCTTCGAGCGGGTGCTGTACGCCTTCCGCAAGATTCTCTGA
- a CDS encoding SDR family NAD(P)-dependent oxidoreductase has protein sequence MDLQLNKKTALVTGATAGIGLEIARTLAVEGAEVIITGRARAKLDQAVEDIRSSGGKHIRGVLADAATAEGAALIQKEASDVDILVNNLGIYESKPFAEISDADWLSYININVMSGVRLSRAYFPGMLKRNWGRIIFISSESALTIPPDMIHYATTKTAQLSISRGLANLTKGTKVTVNSVLPGPTHSEGIVDFLRSVSSEPEAPADKIVTEFFARHRPASLLQRMIDPGEIASLVAYLASPLSAATNGAVLRAEGGLVTTIS, from the coding sequence ATGGACCTGCAATTGAACAAGAAGACCGCGCTGGTCACTGGCGCCACGGCCGGCATCGGCCTCGAGATCGCGCGGACGCTGGCTGTCGAGGGCGCCGAGGTCATCATCACCGGCCGCGCGCGGGCCAAACTCGACCAGGCGGTGGAGGACATCCGCTCCTCCGGCGGCAAGCACATCCGCGGCGTGCTGGCGGATGCGGCGACCGCCGAGGGCGCGGCCTTGATCCAGAAGGAGGCGAGCGACGTCGACATTCTCGTCAACAACCTGGGCATCTACGAGAGCAAGCCCTTCGCCGAGATCTCCGATGCCGACTGGCTTTCCTACATCAACATCAATGTGATGAGCGGCGTGCGGCTGTCGCGGGCCTACTTCCCGGGCATGCTGAAGCGCAACTGGGGACGCATCATCTTCATCTCCAGCGAGTCCGCGCTCACCATTCCTCCGGACATGATCCACTACGCGACGACCAAGACGGCGCAGCTCTCCATCTCGCGGGGTCTCGCCAACCTGACGAAGGGCACGAAGGTGACGGTCAACTCGGTGCTACCGGGACCCACGCACTCGGAGGGCATCGTCGACTTCCTGCGCAGCGTGTCCAGTGAGCCCGAGGCCCCGGCCGATAAGATCGTGACCGAGTTCTTCGCCAGGCACCGGCCGGCCTCGCTCCTGCAGCGGATGATCGATCCGGGGGAGATCGCCAGCCTGGTCGCCTATCTGGCCAGCCCCCTGTCCGCCGCGACGAACGGCGCGGTGCTCCGTGCCGAGGGAGGTCTCGTCACCACCATCAGCTGA
- a CDS encoding SH3 domain-containing protein — protein MSRQRRPALLALVCMMTGGTALAVSPPNGTLYIKAKNTHLKASSSPTANTLEVLQPGKAVTYTGRVAGTPWCKVRVALDKKPSVEGFIYQANLAVSPPSMEVTSKNPGKPLSPEAFASSAAAIKALGPGAITYGKTLKKPESVGQLIELEQLAASIDDAQVAEYARMGGLPEVVGDSKVAKASTKKGSKR, from the coding sequence ATGAGCCGTCAGAGACGTCCCGCGCTGCTGGCGCTGGTGTGCATGATGACCGGAGGCACGGCCCTGGCCGTGTCTCCTCCCAATGGCACGCTGTACATCAAGGCGAAGAACACCCACTTGAAGGCGTCGAGCAGCCCCACCGCGAACACGCTCGAGGTGCTGCAACCCGGCAAGGCGGTCACCTACACGGGCCGGGTCGCCGGCACACCGTGGTGCAAGGTGCGGGTCGCCCTGGACAAGAAGCCCTCCGTCGAGGGGTTCATCTATCAGGCCAACCTCGCCGTCTCGCCGCCCTCGATGGAGGTGACGAGCAAGAACCCGGGCAAGCCGCTGTCTCCGGAGGCGTTCGCGTCCTCGGCGGCGGCCATCAAGGCCCTGGGGCCCGGGGCCATCACGTACGGCAAGACGCTGAAGAAACCCGAGAGCGTCGGGCAGCTCATCGAGCTCGAGCAGCTCGCCGCCTCCATCGACGACGCGCAGGTGGCCGAGTACGCCCGGATGGGCGGGCTCCCCGAGGTGGTGGGTGACTCCAAGGTGGCGAAGGCGTCGACGAAGAAGGGAAGCAAGCGATGA
- the acs gene encoding acetate--CoA ligase — protein MLFAPKEPITAQARVKSLDEYRRLYRQSIEDPVGFWGEQAKRLDWFHAPTNVLDVDLQEVDFSWYGGGRLNACHNAVDRHLQKHPDKVAIIWAGNEPGQYQRITYRELKHQVARVANVLKANGVQKGDRVCIYMPMSPAVAYTMLACARIGAVHSVVFAGFSADSLRDRILDSGARIVVTANEAPRGPKAVALKTIVDQAIDGLTQVETVLVSRRTGTSVAMKAGRDKWLEDEMVKYRSTCPVEWMSSEDPLFILYTSGSTGKPKGVMHTTAGYLVYAAMTHEYVFDIRPDDIYFCTADVGWITGHSYLIYGPLLNGVTTVMFESTPMYPDASRMWQVVDDLKATILYTSPTALRALIREGDQWVKKSSRKSLRILGSVGEPINPEVWRWYHDVVGEGRCDVVDTWWQTETGGILITPLPGATPTKPGSATLPFFGIEPVLVDEKGQEIQGNDVSGNLCLKRPWPGQARTIWGDHRRFRETYFSAYPGMYFTGDGCRRDEDGYYWITGRVDDVLNVSGHRLGTAEIESALVAHDVVAEAAVVGFPHDIKGTGICAYVTVKPSGQEMNPEQLVGALKEQVRRIIGPLATPDRIRVVSGLPKTRSGKIMRRILRKVAEGQTDSLGDTTTLAEPQVVEEILELEKRESQRGR, from the coding sequence ATGCTTTTCGCGCCGAAGGAGCCCATCACCGCGCAGGCCCGCGTGAAGAGTCTCGACGAGTATCGCCGACTCTATCGCCAGAGCATCGAGGACCCCGTTGGCTTCTGGGGTGAGCAGGCGAAGCGGCTCGACTGGTTCCACGCGCCGACGAACGTGCTCGACGTGGACCTGCAGGAGGTGGACTTCTCCTGGTACGGCGGTGGCCGGCTCAACGCCTGCCACAACGCGGTGGACCGGCACCTTCAGAAGCACCCGGACAAGGTGGCCATCATCTGGGCCGGCAACGAGCCGGGGCAGTACCAGCGCATCACCTACCGCGAGCTGAAGCACCAGGTGGCGCGCGTGGCCAACGTGCTCAAGGCGAACGGCGTGCAGAAGGGGGACCGTGTCTGCATCTACATGCCCATGTCGCCCGCGGTGGCCTACACCATGCTGGCGTGCGCGCGCATCGGCGCGGTGCACTCGGTGGTGTTCGCCGGCTTCTCCGCCGACTCCCTGCGTGACCGCATCCTCGACTCGGGGGCGCGCATCGTCGTCACCGCCAACGAGGCGCCGCGCGGTCCCAAGGCCGTGGCCCTCAAGACGATCGTCGACCAGGCGATCGACGGCCTCACCCAGGTGGAGACGGTGCTCGTCAGCCGCCGCACCGGCACCTCCGTGGCCATGAAGGCCGGCCGCGACAAGTGGCTCGAGGACGAGATGGTCAAGTACCGCTCCACCTGTCCGGTGGAGTGGATGTCCAGCGAGGATCCGCTCTTCATCCTCTACACCTCGGGCAGCACGGGCAAGCCCAAGGGCGTGATGCACACCACCGCGGGATACCTCGTCTACGCGGCCATGACGCACGAGTACGTCTTCGACATCCGTCCGGACGACATCTACTTCTGCACCGCCGACGTGGGGTGGATCACCGGCCACAGCTATCTCATCTACGGCCCGCTGCTCAACGGCGTGACGACGGTCATGTTCGAGTCCACGCCGATGTACCCGGACGCGAGCCGCATGTGGCAGGTGGTGGACGACCTGAAGGCGACCATCCTCTACACGTCGCCCACGGCGCTGCGCGCGCTCATCCGCGAGGGAGACCAGTGGGTGAAGAAGTCCTCGCGCAAGAGCCTGAGGATTCTGGGCAGCGTGGGCGAGCCCATCAACCCCGAGGTGTGGCGCTGGTACCACGACGTGGTGGGCGAGGGCCGCTGCGACGTGGTGGATACGTGGTGGCAGACGGAGACGGGCGGCATCCTCATCACGCCGCTGCCCGGCGCCACGCCGACCAAGCCCGGTAGCGCCACGCTGCCGTTCTTCGGCATCGAGCCGGTGCTGGTGGACGAGAAGGGCCAGGAGATCCAGGGCAACGACGTCTCGGGCAACCTGTGCCTCAAGCGGCCGTGGCCGGGCCAGGCGCGCACCATCTGGGGAGACCACCGGCGCTTCCGCGAGACGTACTTCTCGGCGTACCCGGGCATGTACTTCACGGGTGACGGCTGCCGCCGGGACGAGGACGGCTACTACTGGATTACCGGCCGCGTGGACGACGTGCTCAACGTGTCCGGCCACCGGCTGGGCACGGCGGAGATCGAGAGCGCGCTGGTGGCGCACGATGTGGTGGCGGAGGCCGCGGTGGTGGGCTTCCCGCACGACATCAAGGGCACGGGCATCTGCGCGTACGTGACGGTGAAGCCGAGCGGGCAGGAGATGAACCCGGAGCAGCTGGTGGGGGCGCTGAAGGAGCAGGTGCGCCGCATCATCGGGCCGCTGGCGACGCCGGATCGCATCCGGGTGGTGAGCGGGCTGCCGAAGACGCGCTCGGGGAAGATCATGCGCCGCATCCTGCGCAAGGTGGCCGAGGGCCAGACGGACAGCCTGGGAGACACCACCACGCTGGCCGAGCCGCAGGTGGTGGAGGAGATCCTGGAGCTGGAGAAGCGCGAGTCCCAGCGCGGACGCTGA